Proteins encoded within one genomic window of Brachybacterium muris:
- the hrpB gene encoding ATP-dependent helicase HrpB, whose protein sequence is MQRPAAHRFDLDTIGAGLPVAAHREEIQAAARQGAMVVTAPPGTGKTTLVPPLVAEATAADALGTTTGDTRPRPTADSRQPGLALVTQPRRIAVRAAARRIAALDGSSVGGPVGFTVRGERKVSDHTRIEMLTPGVLLRRLLADPELTGVSAVVLDEVHERSLDTDLLLGMLAEVRQLREDLLVAAMSATVDAQAVATLLGGAPVVEVPGILHPLAIDYAPAPTARLDARGVTGEFLDHVARTAAAAQRTAGADTDALVFLPGAREVDEVVARLQGLVDGVDVLPLHGRLPSRVQDRATSGRRPGDRARIVVSTAVAESSLTVPGVHLVIDAGLSREVRRDRERDMTGLVTVSASQASAQQRAGRAARLGPGRAVRLYAEADWARMPAQSPAEITATDLTDAALLLACWGTPRGEGLSLLTPPPAREIAQAESTLQSLGLVDTEGRPTPTGQRVSRLPIGVREARALVDGARLRLGTGGEGSERTSSAPDPARFAAEVVAAISDDHRPTGADLPRLLRELRSGGGGGGGGQERTVGRGDGARRWRREADRLTRIAQEARGSSPTSNSSATSFPATSVDQADRVGAVLALGRPEWIARRVDATTRTGAQGGSGGGSRSYLLASGTRAALPEGSSLLGHEWLAVWEVQRVQGRAADGTGAVIRAAAPLSEAAALELGAALVAKERHARMESGAVRVREERRLGAIVLASTPVKPRPEDAAPALLEHVRDQGLAVLPWNPAATGLRNRLGLLHRELGEPWPAMDEATLLEGLEQWLAPHLPAAHGKLERIDLVSALRSLLPWPEASRLDELAPERLAVPSGSTARIDYPEPGAEQGRPVVAVKLQELFGLADTPRLAGGRVPVLFHLLSPARRPLAVTDDLRSFWDGPYREVRKEMRGRYPKHPWPEDPWRAQATARTTRAQQRRP, encoded by the coding sequence GTGCAGCGCCCCGCCGCACACCGCTTCGACCTCGACACCATCGGTGCCGGCCTCCCGGTCGCCGCGCACCGCGAGGAGATCCAGGCGGCGGCACGCCAGGGCGCGATGGTGGTGACGGCACCGCCCGGCACCGGCAAGACGACCCTGGTGCCACCACTGGTGGCCGAGGCGACCGCCGCGGACGCCCTGGGCACCACCACCGGCGACACGCGGCCCCGCCCCACTGCCGACAGCAGGCAGCCGGGCCTCGCCCTGGTCACCCAGCCGCGCCGCATCGCGGTGCGCGCGGCGGCCCGTCGGATCGCGGCCCTGGACGGCTCCTCCGTGGGCGGGCCGGTGGGGTTCACGGTGCGCGGGGAGCGGAAGGTGTCGGACCATACCCGCATCGAGATGCTCACCCCGGGCGTGCTGCTGCGGCGGCTGCTGGCGGATCCGGAGCTGACCGGGGTCTCCGCGGTGGTGCTGGACGAGGTGCATGAGCGCTCCCTGGACACGGACCTGCTGCTGGGCATGCTGGCCGAGGTGCGACAGCTGCGGGAGGACCTGCTGGTCGCGGCGATGTCGGCCACGGTGGACGCCCAGGCCGTGGCGACGCTGCTGGGTGGGGCACCGGTGGTGGAGGTGCCCGGGATCCTGCATCCGCTCGCGATCGACTACGCGCCGGCACCGACTGCCCGCCTGGATGCGCGGGGCGTGACAGGGGAGTTCCTCGATCACGTGGCCCGCACGGCGGCGGCAGCGCAGCGCACGGCCGGGGCCGATACGGATGCGCTGGTGTTCCTGCCGGGCGCCCGGGAGGTGGACGAGGTGGTGGCCCGCCTGCAGGGCCTGGTGGACGGTGTGGATGTGCTGCCGCTGCACGGGCGGCTCCCCTCCCGCGTGCAGGACCGCGCCACCTCAGGTCGCAGGCCCGGGGACCGGGCCCGGATCGTGGTGTCGACGGCGGTGGCGGAGAGCTCGTTGACCGTGCCCGGGGTGCACCTGGTGATCGATGCCGGCCTGTCCCGAGAGGTGCGCCGGGACCGCGAACGGGACATGACGGGCCTGGTCACGGTGAGCGCCTCGCAGGCGTCGGCCCAGCAGCGGGCCGGGCGGGCCGCGCGTCTGGGCCCAGGCCGGGCGGTACGGCTCTACGCGGAGGCCGACTGGGCTCGCATGCCGGCCCAATCCCCCGCCGAGATCACCGCCACCGACCTCACCGATGCCGCGCTGCTGCTGGCCTGCTGGGGCACTCCTCGCGGCGAGGGCCTGTCCCTGCTCACCCCGCCCCCGGCCCGCGAGATCGCCCAGGCGGAGAGCACCCTGCAGTCCCTGGGCCTGGTCGATACCGAGGGCCGGCCCACACCCACCGGGCAGCGGGTGTCGCGCCTGCCGATCGGGGTGCGGGAGGCGCGCGCCCTGGTGGACGGTGCCCGTCTCCGGCTCGGCACAGGCGGTGAGGGCTCCGAGCGCACATCATCGGCCCCGGATCCTGCCCGGTTCGCCGCGGAGGTGGTGGCGGCGATCTCGGACGACCACCGGCCCACCGGCGCCGACCTCCCACGACTGTTGCGAGAGCTGCGCTCCGGTGGCGGGGGCGGTGGCGGAGGCCAGGAGCGCACTGTCGGCAGGGGCGACGGCGCACGGAGGTGGCGGCGGGAGGCCGATCGGCTCACGCGCATCGCTCAGGAGGCCCGTGGCTCCTCCCCTACCAGCAATTCCTCTGCCACCAGCTTCCCGGCCACCAGCGTCGACCAGGCAGATCGCGTGGGCGCGGTGCTGGCCCTGGGGCGCCCCGAGTGGATCGCCCGTCGCGTCGACGCCACCACGCGCACTGGTGCTCAGGGCGGTTCCGGTGGTGGCTCCCGCTCCTACCTCCTGGCTTCCGGGACCCGCGCGGCCCTGCCCGAGGGCAGCAGCCTGCTGGGCCACGAGTGGCTGGCGGTGTGGGAGGTGCAGCGGGTGCAGGGACGTGCGGCCGACGGCACCGGCGCGGTGATCCGCGCAGCCGCCCCGCTCAGCGAGGCCGCTGCCCTGGAGCTCGGTGCGGCACTGGTGGCCAAGGAGCGTCACGCTCGGATGGAGAGCGGTGCCGTGCGGGTGCGTGAGGAGCGCCGACTGGGGGCGATCGTCCTGGCCAGCACTCCCGTGAAACCGCGCCCGGAGGACGCTGCCCCGGCCCTGCTGGAGCATGTACGGGACCAGGGCCTTGCCGTTCTGCCGTGGAACCCTGCCGCGACCGGGCTGCGGAACCGGCTGGGGCTGCTGCACCGGGAACTGGGTGAACCGTGGCCCGCGATGGACGAGGCGACCCTGCTGGAGGGGCTCGAGCAGTGGCTGGCCCCGCACCTGCCTGCCGCTCACGGGAAGCTGGAGCGGATCGACCTGGTCAGTGCCCTGCGCTCGCTGCTTCCCTGGCCGGAGGCCTCCCGCCTGGACGAGCTGGCCCCGGAGCGCCTGGCAGTGCCGTCCGGTTCCACCGCCCGCATCGACTATCCCGAACCGGGTGCGGAGCAGGGCCGTCCGGTGGTGGCGGTGAAGCTGCAGGAGCTGTTCGGCCTGGCCGACACCCCTCGCCTGGCAGGTGGCCGCGTCCCGGTGCTGTTCCACCTGCTGTCGCCGGCCCGTCGGCCGCTCGCGGTCACTGATGACCTGCGGTCCTTCTGGGACGGCCCCTACCGGGAGGTGCGCAAGGAGATGCGCGGGCGCTACCCCAAGCACCCGTGGCCGGAGGACCCGTGGAGGGCGCAGGCCACGGCCCGCACCACCCGGGCGCAGCAGCGGCGCCCCTGA
- a CDS encoding MerR family transcriptional regulator gives MLLAELAEASGTSTASIKFYRREGLLPPGDRVTATRQEYGSRHMERLQLIQVLRELVDAPIARIGRLAAILDDPDQGLLPALAEAQRITLGVGDEEDPCASDGTRAPEHPSIAAMLEHLGWPDVPSAPRQALDSLLHSLDAWGAPSGAEVLIGYAEPMQRIARADMAWMRRLPGDAPAGPGADNGSGTSDDVLVMRAVAGTVAYDRLVQLLRALGHTSLSVLEDRSPRP, from the coding sequence ATGCTTCTCGCCGAACTGGCCGAGGCCAGCGGAACCTCGACCGCATCCATCAAGTTCTACCGCCGTGAGGGTCTGCTGCCGCCTGGGGATCGCGTCACCGCCACGCGCCAGGAGTACGGGTCACGGCACATGGAACGGCTGCAGCTGATCCAGGTGCTGCGGGAGCTGGTGGACGCCCCCATCGCTCGGATCGGCCGTCTCGCCGCGATCCTGGACGACCCCGACCAGGGGCTGCTCCCGGCCCTGGCCGAGGCGCAGCGCATCACCCTGGGCGTGGGCGATGAGGAGGATCCCTGTGCGAGCGATGGGACGCGCGCACCCGAGCACCCGTCGATCGCGGCGATGCTGGAGCACCTGGGCTGGCCCGATGTGCCCTCGGCGCCGCGGCAGGCACTGGACTCGCTTCTGCACTCCCTCGATGCGTGGGGCGCCCCCAGCGGGGCCGAGGTTCTGATCGGCTACGCCGAGCCGATGCAGCGGATCGCCCGGGCGGACATGGCGTGGATGCGACGACTGCCCGGGGACGCACCGGCCGGCCCGGGGGCCGACAACGGCTCCGGCACCTCGGACGACGTACTGGTCATGCGGGCCGTGGCCGGGACGGTCGCGTACGACCGACTGGTCCAGCTGCTGCGCGCGCTGGGGCATACCTCGCTGAGCGTGCTGGAGGATCGTTCCCCCCGCCCCTGA
- a CDS encoding DUF2306 domain-containing protein produces the protein METFTPIIVVHALAALFVLLLGPFQILRRRRDRAHRVLGVAWVSAMVVVCASSFGIHDGRFSWLHALATWTLLCMVFAIAGIRRRNVPVHRGFMIGSYIGTLAAFAFAALIPARLIPRLLAEEPVIAIGTVLGVLLIVLTFHLTVVRVAGRPSAAIPSRSAGAPAS, from the coding sequence ATGGAGACCTTCACACCGATCATCGTCGTCCACGCCCTGGCCGCGCTGTTCGTCCTGCTGCTCGGCCCGTTCCAGATCCTCCGCCGACGCCGCGACCGCGCCCACCGCGTTCTCGGGGTGGCGTGGGTGTCCGCCATGGTGGTGGTGTGTGCCTCGAGCTTCGGCATCCACGACGGCCGCTTCTCCTGGCTGCACGCCCTGGCCACCTGGACCCTGCTGTGCATGGTGTTCGCGATTGCCGGGATCCGACGGCGGAACGTCCCCGTCCATCGCGGGTTCATGATCGGCTCCTATATCGGGACCCTGGCGGCCTTCGCCTTCGCCGCCCTGATCCCGGCCCGGCTGATCCCCCGGCTGCTCGCCGAGGAGCCGGTGATCGCCATCGGCACCGTGCTGGGGGTGCTCCTGATCGTGCTCACCTTCCATCTCACCGTGGTGCGGGTGGCGGGCCGGCCCTCCGCGGCGATCCCGTCGCGGTCGGCAGGCGCACCGGCGAGCTGA
- a CDS encoding BCCT family transporter, giving the protein MLERLHDALRLRTSPAIFFASAAVILLFVIATLAFTEPLDNAVSAASDWLLTNLGWFYILGVTVFLVFLIFIAAGRFGRVKLGPNDEPPEHSGLAWFAMLFAAGIGSILMFWGVAEPVSHFGKPPRGEALGVEAGTWEAAREAMNFTYYHFTLHTWTIFALPALCFAYFIHKRNLPPRVSSIFQPLLGNRIHGPIGKFIDVVAIVGTVFGIAVSIGLGTLQINGGLNQLWGVPESAGWQLIIIGVVVGIALISVTLGLEKGIEVLSNVNIVAAIGLMLFVLFAGGATLFILKGTIQSFGSYLMNLPELALWNDAFANTGWQNTWTVFYWAWTITWSPFVGIFIARISKGRTIRQFVSGVLAVPAGFSVIWFGVFGLASMDIELNGEGGLVERVVDDGDVPGALFAFLDHFPAAPVLSVIAIILVVIFFVTSVDSAALVTDTMANGHEDFNPLGQRIFWALAIGLITATLLVFSGTGGLDALESTIILVGLPFFVMAFFQMFALYRALQADAGELPAMRTREWKQVLPPEEYERRLTEDEHDTSDLVVEPEAATDTATLRDPYLEHEEPRKGTLAARTGSAKPRHPDPESAGR; this is encoded by the coding sequence ATGCTCGAACGACTGCACGATGCGCTGAGACTGCGGACGTCCCCCGCCATCTTCTTCGCCTCCGCCGCGGTGATCCTGCTGTTCGTGATCGCCACCCTCGCCTTCACCGAGCCCCTGGACAATGCCGTCTCCGCAGCCTCCGACTGGCTGCTGACCAACCTCGGCTGGTTCTACATCCTGGGTGTCACGGTGTTCCTGGTGTTCCTGATCTTCATCGCGGCCGGCCGCTTCGGTCGCGTGAAGCTGGGGCCGAACGACGAGCCGCCGGAGCACTCCGGACTCGCCTGGTTCGCCATGCTGTTCGCGGCAGGCATCGGCTCGATCCTGATGTTCTGGGGTGTGGCCGAGCCGGTCAGCCACTTCGGGAAACCGCCCCGCGGGGAGGCCCTCGGTGTCGAGGCCGGCACCTGGGAGGCGGCGCGTGAGGCCATGAACTTCACGTACTACCACTTCACGCTGCACACCTGGACGATCTTCGCTCTGCCCGCACTGTGCTTCGCCTACTTCATCCACAAGAGGAACCTGCCGCCTCGCGTGAGCTCCATCTTCCAGCCGCTGCTGGGCAATCGCATCCACGGCCCCATCGGCAAGTTCATCGACGTGGTGGCGATCGTGGGCACCGTGTTCGGCATCGCCGTCTCCATCGGCCTGGGCACCCTGCAGATCAATGGTGGCCTGAACCAGCTGTGGGGCGTGCCCGAGAGTGCCGGCTGGCAGCTGATCATCATCGGCGTGGTTGTGGGCATCGCGCTGATCTCGGTGACCCTGGGCCTGGAGAAGGGCATCGAGGTGCTCTCCAACGTCAACATCGTCGCCGCGATCGGCCTGATGCTGTTCGTGCTGTTCGCCGGCGGCGCCACCCTGTTCATCCTCAAGGGCACCATCCAGTCCTTCGGCAGCTACCTGATGAACCTGCCGGAGCTTGCCCTGTGGAACGACGCCTTCGCCAACACGGGCTGGCAGAACACCTGGACCGTCTTCTACTGGGCCTGGACCATCACCTGGTCGCCCTTCGTGGGCATCTTCATCGCCCGCATCTCCAAGGGCCGCACCATCCGCCAGTTCGTCTCCGGCGTGCTCGCGGTGCCGGCCGGCTTCTCCGTGATCTGGTTCGGCGTGTTCGGCCTGGCCTCCATGGACATCGAGCTGAACGGCGAGGGCGGCCTGGTGGAGCGCGTGGTCGACGACGGCGACGTGCCCGGTGCCCTGTTCGCGTTCCTGGATCACTTTCCTGCCGCGCCCGTGCTCTCCGTGATCGCGATCATCCTGGTGGTCATCTTCTTCGTGACCTCGGTGGACTCCGCCGCACTGGTCACCGACACCATGGCCAATGGCCACGAGGACTTCAACCCGCTGGGCCAGCGCATCTTCTGGGCGCTGGCGATCGGCCTGATCACCGCCACCCTGCTGGTCTTCTCCGGCACCGGCGGCCTGGACGCGCTGGAGTCCACCATCATCCTGGTGGGCCTGCCGTTCTTCGTGATGGCCTTCTTCCAGATGTTCGCCCTGTACCGGGCCCTGCAGGCCGACGCCGGTGAGCTGCCCGCGATGCGCACCCGCGAGTGGAAGCAGGTACTGCCGCCCGAGGAGTACGAGCGTCGCCTGACCGAGGACGAGCACGACACCTCCGACCTGGTCGTCGAGCCGGAGGCCGCCACCGACACCGCCACTCTGCGCGACCCGTACCTCGAGCATGAGGAGCCCAGGAAGGGCACGCTCGCGGCGCGCACCGGGAGCGCCAAGCCCAGGCACCCGGATCCCGAGTCCGCCGGGCGCTGA
- a CDS encoding bile acid:sodium symporter yields the protein MNDSRTPSSSPAPGHGPSAPKDPAAQKREDRSARIAVTVFPALILAFAALGFFVPAAGQSIASYVPIFLGVIMFGMGLTLTIPDFTLVVRRPLPVLIGVVAQYLVMPLLALGVAKLLQLSPELAAGLILVGCAPGGTSSNVITYLAKADTALSVTMTSISTLLAPLLTPLIALWLAGTYLPIEAGPMALDIVKMVLIPVIAGLVIRLLFSRFVDLILPALPWVSVAGISLVVLAVVSGSADKVVEAGAVVLLAVVLHNGLGYLVGYWFARALRQPVRAARTASIEVGMQSSGLAATLAATYFSPVAALPAAVFSIWHNLSGAMLAMFYRRSADKHMNDVGA from the coding sequence GTGAACGATTCCCGCACCCCCTCCTCGTCCCCAGCTCCCGGCCACGGCCCATCGGCCCCGAAGGACCCCGCCGCACAGAAGCGCGAGGACCGCTCGGCGCGCATCGCCGTGACCGTGTTCCCGGCGCTGATCCTGGCCTTCGCGGCCCTGGGCTTCTTCGTGCCCGCCGCCGGGCAGTCCATCGCCTCCTACGTGCCCATCTTCCTGGGCGTGATCATGTTCGGGATGGGCCTGACCCTCACCATCCCCGACTTCACCCTGGTGGTGCGTCGGCCCCTGCCGGTGCTGATCGGTGTGGTGGCCCAGTACCTGGTGATGCCACTGCTGGCGCTGGGTGTGGCGAAGCTGCTGCAGCTGTCCCCGGAGCTCGCGGCCGGACTGATCCTGGTGGGCTGCGCCCCCGGCGGCACCAGCTCCAACGTGATCACCTACCTGGCCAAGGCCGACACCGCACTGTCGGTCACCATGACCTCGATCTCCACCCTGCTGGCGCCTCTGCTCACCCCGCTGATCGCGCTGTGGCTGGCCGGCACCTACCTGCCGATCGAGGCCGGCCCCATGGCGCTGGACATCGTGAAGATGGTGCTGATCCCGGTGATCGCAGGCCTGGTGATCCGACTGCTGTTCTCCCGGTTCGTGGACCTGATCCTGCCGGCCCTGCCGTGGGTGAGCGTGGCCGGTATCTCCCTGGTGGTCCTGGCCGTGGTCAGCGGCAGCGCCGACAAGGTGGTGGAGGCCGGCGCCGTGGTGCTGCTGGCCGTGGTGCTGCACAACGGCCTGGGCTACCTGGTGGGCTACTGGTTCGCACGTGCCCTGCGCCAGCCGGTGCGTGCGGCCCGTACCGCCTCCATCGAGGTGGGCATGCAGAGCTCCGGCCTGGCAGCCACCCTCGCGGCCACCTACTTCAGCCCGGTCGCCGCACTGCCGGCCGCGGTGTTCTCGATCTGGCACAACCTCTCCGGCGCGATGCTGGCGATGTTCTACCGCCGCAGCGCCGACAAGCACATGAACGACGTCGGCGCCTGA
- a CDS encoding glutamate-cysteine ligase family protein, whose amino-acid sequence MGREIATSEYTRSQRTRYRRELRRNLDIFETFLDTAEFVDEGTVGVELEMNLACTDDMSPALMVDDVLADLDDEQYVHEIGRFNLEVNLPVTHPTGSGLRELEDQLAALLERADDTAQEHGARVIPIGHLPTIGEELFSDSQWRSPGARYEALENSVMQARGEEIHLRIDGEGKGLDATFDSIGPESACTSLQLHLQVPPEQFAAGWNAAQAMAGPQIALAANSPYLMGKRLWHETRVPTFQQALDSRPPEYATQGVRPRVWFGERWITSMFDLFEENVRLFPALIPESRTMAEEPLLTEGASPRLHELMLHNGTVWRWNRPIYDPGTDLPHLRLENRLLPSGPTPIDMAANAAFFYGLIHSLVHERRPLWSRMSFEQADESFQQCARWGLEARVRWPRVGRVRVADLLMEQLIPQALEGLRDLGADADVVERYGEVLQGRARTGRNGARWQIDTVTSLQLRGADRPEALAEMTRLYRAGVDSGAPVHEWPVPARQRAAGA is encoded by the coding sequence ATGGGCCGAGAGATAGCCACGTCGGAGTACACCCGCTCGCAGCGCACCCGCTACCGGCGGGAACTGCGGCGCAACCTCGACATCTTCGAGACGTTCCTGGACACCGCGGAGTTCGTGGACGAGGGCACCGTGGGCGTGGAGCTGGAGATGAACCTGGCCTGCACCGACGACATGAGCCCCGCCCTGATGGTGGACGACGTGCTGGCAGACCTGGACGATGAGCAGTACGTCCACGAGATCGGCCGCTTCAACCTCGAGGTGAACCTGCCGGTCACCCACCCCACCGGCAGCGGGCTGCGCGAGCTGGAGGACCAGCTCGCCGCCCTGCTGGAGCGCGCCGACGACACCGCCCAGGAGCACGGCGCGCGCGTGATCCCCATCGGCCACCTGCCCACCATCGGCGAGGAGCTGTTCTCCGACTCGCAGTGGCGCTCCCCCGGGGCGCGCTACGAGGCGCTGGAGAACTCGGTGATGCAGGCGCGGGGCGAGGAGATCCACCTGCGCATCGATGGGGAGGGCAAGGGGCTGGACGCGACCTTCGACTCGATCGGTCCGGAATCCGCCTGCACCTCCCTGCAGCTGCACCTGCAGGTGCCGCCGGAGCAGTTCGCCGCCGGCTGGAACGCGGCCCAGGCGATGGCCGGCCCGCAGATCGCACTGGCCGCGAACTCCCCGTACCTGATGGGCAAGCGGCTGTGGCACGAGACCCGCGTGCCCACCTTCCAGCAGGCCCTGGACAGCCGGCCCCCGGAGTACGCCACCCAGGGGGTGCGGCCGCGGGTGTGGTTCGGTGAGCGCTGGATCACCTCGATGTTCGACCTGTTCGAGGAGAACGTGCGACTGTTCCCCGCACTGATCCCCGAGTCCCGCACCATGGCCGAGGAGCCGCTGCTGACCGAGGGCGCCTCCCCCCGCCTGCACGAGCTGATGCTGCACAACGGCACCGTGTGGCGCTGGAACCGCCCCATCTACGATCCCGGCACTGACCTGCCGCACCTGCGGCTGGAGAACCGTCTGCTCCCCTCGGGGCCGACGCCGATCGACATGGCCGCCAATGCCGCATTCTTCTACGGCCTGATCCACTCCCTGGTGCACGAGCGGCGGCCGCTGTGGTCGCGGATGAGCTTCGAGCAGGCCGACGAGTCCTTCCAGCAGTGCGCCCGCTGGGGCCTGGAGGCCCGGGTTCGGTGGCCCCGGGTGGGCCGCGTGCGCGTGGCGGACCTGCTGATGGAGCAGCTGATCCCGCAGGCCCTCGAGGGCCTGCGGGACCTGGGGGCCGACGCCGACGTGGTGGAGCGCTACGGCGAGGTGCTGCAGGGCCGTGCCCGCACCGGCCGCAACGGCGCCCGCTGGCAGATCGACACCGTGACCTCCCTGCAGCTGCGCGGGGCCGACCGCCCGGAGGCGCTGGCGGAGATGACCCGGCTGTACCGGGCAGGCGTGGACTCCGGCGCGCCGGTGCACGAGTGGCCGGTGCCGGCACGTCAGCGCGCTGCAGGGGCCTGA
- a CDS encoding nucleotidyltransferase family protein produces the protein MDTTTPAADAASTDPSSSTPPTKAVILARGLGTRMRKADDNAQLDEKQAQVAASGVKALIDVGRPFLDYVISVLADAGITEVCLVIGPEHQALREYAASVDGGRVRVTTAVQEQPRGTADAVAAAREFAGNDRVVVLNSDNYYPLESLRALVAAPGNALIGFDRAGLVEHSNIPADRIRAFALVATDDHGHLADIVEKPDEATLAAYGQDAPVSMNAWLFTPAVFDACDRVEPSPRGELEIIDAVRLLVADGHPVTVVPAAVGVLDMSSRGDVAAVQEALSGIEVAL, from the coding sequence GTGGATACGACGACCCCCGCTGCCGATGCCGCCTCCACGGACCCCTCGTCGAGCACGCCGCCCACCAAGGCGGTCATCCTCGCGCGCGGGCTCGGGACCAGGATGCGCAAGGCCGACGACAACGCCCAGCTCGACGAGAAGCAGGCACAGGTCGCCGCCAGCGGGGTGAAGGCCCTGATCGACGTCGGTCGCCCCTTCCTCGACTACGTGATCTCCGTGCTGGCCGACGCCGGCATCACCGAGGTGTGCCTGGTGATCGGCCCCGAGCATCAGGCGCTGCGCGAGTACGCGGCCTCGGTGGACGGTGGCCGCGTCAGGGTCACCACCGCCGTGCAGGAGCAACCCCGTGGCACCGCCGACGCCGTGGCCGCCGCACGCGAGTTCGCCGGCAACGATCGCGTGGTCGTCCTGAACTCCGACAACTACTATCCGCTTGAGTCGCTGCGCGCACTGGTCGCAGCCCCCGGCAACGCCCTGATCGGCTTCGACCGTGCCGGTCTGGTGGAGCACTCCAACATCCCCGCCGACCGCATCCGCGCCTTCGCCCTGGTCGCCACCGACGATCACGGCCACCTCGCCGACATCGTCGAGAAGCCCGACGAGGCCACCCTCGCCGCCTACGGGCAGGACGCCCCCGTCTCGATGAACGCATGGTTGTTCACCCCGGCAGTGTTCGATGCCTGCGACCGGGTGGAGCCCTCGCCCCGCGGGGAGCTGGAGATCATCGACGCCGTGCGACTGCTGGTTGCCGATGGCCATCCCGTCACCGTGGTGCCCGCCGCGGTGGGCGTGCTGGACATGTCCTCCCGAGGGGACGTGGCCGCGGTGCAGGAGGCACTGTCCGGCATCGAGGTCGCGCTGTGA
- a CDS encoding galactokinase family protein, whose translation MSAGPGAVGIAHHGPVGDPEPARPEPAAGEGDLFELLSEGARPRQETAWFVPGRIEVLGKHTDYAGGRSLLAAVDRGHTVTARRREDRLIVVTSGAAEDEVVLDLAAPGAHDDDGSGHWSGYVRTVVDRLDANFPGRLVGADITITSTLPLAAGMSSSSALVVGLALALIDLTGIAAEPAFRAAITSPEQLGEYLGTVENGQTYASLGGHRGVGTFGGSEDHTSMLCGRSDALVQYSFCPVRHERTVPFPQDLALVVAVSGIDAAKTGAARDAYNRVSLAAWELIDRWRVDTGRRDDRVLADALASGVAARGRLVEYAGDDEYLRGRLEQFIAESERLVPAAALALEERDLEELGRLVDESQRGAEEGLGNQVPETVDLQRIARELGAHAASAFGAGFGGSVWALVPTESAEQFAQQWVDLYRTRHPHAAGRSSVLVTRPGSCAHRVDVQPG comes from the coding sequence GTGAGCGCAGGCCCCGGGGCCGTGGGGATCGCCCACCACGGACCCGTCGGCGACCCCGAGCCGGCGCGCCCCGAACCCGCGGCGGGGGAGGGCGACCTGTTCGAGCTGCTGTCCGAGGGGGCGCGGCCGCGCCAGGAGACGGCCTGGTTCGTTCCCGGTCGCATCGAGGTGCTGGGCAAGCACACCGACTACGCCGGTGGCCGCTCCCTGCTGGCCGCCGTTGACCGTGGCCACACCGTCACCGCCCGCCGCCGCGAGGACCGTCTGATCGTGGTGACCTCCGGTGCGGCGGAGGACGAAGTGGTGCTGGACCTGGCCGCCCCCGGGGCGCACGATGACGACGGCTCCGGCCACTGGAGCGGCTACGTGCGCACCGTGGTGGACCGGCTGGATGCCAACTTCCCCGGCCGCCTGGTGGGCGCCGACATCACCATCACCTCCACCCTGCCGCTCGCCGCCGGGATGTCCAGCTCCTCCGCCCTGGTGGTGGGGCTGGCCCTGGCGCTGATCGACCTCACCGGCATCGCCGCCGAACCCGCCTTCCGGGCCGCGATCACCAGCCCCGAGCAACTGGGCGAGTACCTGGGGACCGTGGAGAACGGGCAGACCTACGCCAGCCTCGGCGGGCACCGCGGGGTGGGCACCTTCGGCGGCAGCGAGGACCACACCTCCATGCTGTGCGGCCGCTCCGACGCCCTGGTGCAGTACTCCTTCTGCCCCGTGCGCCACGAGCGCACCGTCCCGTTCCCGCAGGACCTCGCCCTGGTGGTGGCGGTCTCCGGCATCGACGCCGCGAAGACCGGTGCCGCCCGCGACGCCTACAACCGGGTGTCCCTGGCCGCCTGGGAGCTGATCGACCGCTGGCGCGTGGACACCGGCCGCCGCGACGACCGGGTGCTGGCCGACGCCCTCGCCTCCGGCGTGGCCGCCCGTGGGCGCCTGGTCGAGTACGCGGGCGACGACGAGTACCTGCGCGGTCGCCTCGAGCAGTTCATCGCCGAGTCCGAGCGCCTGGTGCCCGCCGCGGCCCTGGCCCTGGAGGAGCGGGACCTGGAGGAGCTGGGGCGGCTGGTGGACGAGTCCCAGCGCGGGGCCGAGGAGGGCCTGGGCAACCAGGTGCCCGAGACGGTCGACCTGCAGCGCATCGCCCGTGAGCTGGGCGCCCATGCCGCCAGCGCGTTCGGGGCCGGCTTCGGCGGCAGCGTGTGGGCCCTGGTGCCCACCGAGAGTGCGGAGCAGTTCGCCCAGCAGTGGGTGGACCTGTACCGCACCCGGCACCCCCATGCGGCAGGGCGCTCCTCGGTGCTGGTGACGCGCCCCGGGTCCTGTGCCCACCGGGTGGACGTCCAGCCGGGCTGA